The proteins below come from a single Poecilia reticulata strain Guanapo linkage group LG5, Guppy_female_1.0+MT, whole genome shotgun sequence genomic window:
- the tmem51b gene encoding transmembrane protein 51b, with the protein MCSSRNICGGNNQPNRTRSESRGSGAHYALCALGVGLVALGIVMIVWTMIPEDKSTTGGPNGTVGPTTESGKTSLFASPIALVLVGVGMVMLLLSVFLGLRSKRRGRNQNAQPARGASAFLDHVAGEEQQNPEAYSVPSYEEVIGSGNYPVRQSNLRQSTSQLPSYEDILAAVENEDSQPANNSSENNPLNDQTPAAAGPSGIAAQPSLPTRSASRASRLLKPLRVRRIKSDKLHLKDFRLQIRTPTQNPVTIEPITPPPQYDNKMPELQ; encoded by the exons ATGTGTTCCAGTCGAAATATATGTGGGGGCAACAACCAGCCCAACAGAACCAGGTCCGAGTCCAGAGGCTCAGGGGCCCACTACGCGCTGTGCGCCCTGGGAGTGGGACTCGTTGCCCTGGGGATCGTTATGATTGTCTGGACTATGATTCCAGAAGATAAGAGTACAACTGGAGGTCCAAATGGTACTGTAGGCCCGACCACAGAGAGTGGGAAAACCTCACTGTTCGCCTCCCCAattgctctggttctggtcggagTGGGAAtggtgatgctgctgctgtctgttttCCTCGGTCTGAGGAGCAAGAGGAGAGGTCGGAACCAAAACGCCCAGCCAGCGAGAGGAGCAAGCGCCTTCCTGGACCACGTCGCAGGAGAGGAACAGCA GAACCCAGAGGCGTACAGCGTGCCCAGCTATGAAGAGGTCATCGGCAGCGGCAACTACCCCGTCCGCCAGAGCAACTTGAGGCAGAGCACCTCTCAGCTGCCGTCCTACGAAGATATCCTGGCAGCTGTGGAAAACGAGGATTCCCAGCCCGCCAACAACTCCTCAGAGAACAACCCTCTGAACGACCAGACACCCGCTGCCGCCGGGCCGTCCGGCATAGCGGCACAGCCCAGCCTGCCGACCCGCAGCGCCAGCCGGGCCAGCCGCTTACTGAAGCCCCTCAGAGTAAGACGGATAAAGTCGGACAAACTGCATCTGAAAGACTTCCGCCTCCAGATCCGCACCCCCACGCAGAACCCAGTGACCATAGAGCCCATCACGCCGCCCCCGCAGTACGATAACAAGATGCCTGAGTTACAGTAA